Genomic segment of Neofelis nebulosa isolate mNeoNeb1 chromosome 17, mNeoNeb1.pri, whole genome shotgun sequence:
CTGGGGGGACCAGATGAACTTTCTAGTCTGAGAGGGGGCTGTCTGCTTTGTCCTGGAACCATAGGCGGAGCCTCCCTTTGTTGCCGTCCAATCAGACTCAGAGTTGGGTTTGTGAGCGGGGCCAAGAAAACTCCCGGGGAGCGTCGTCTCTAGGGAAGTccggctggggggaggggggggggcgggccagATAGTAACGTAGAAGGGGGAGGGTGTGGGAATTCCTGGTAGATCGGGGTGAAAGGTGACTCTGGCTCTAGTCATAAAGGCCTCCACATCACGTGACCAACGTCACCCTCTCCCCAACAACATTCTTATTTTCAGTCTTGGGAAATCGAGTGGAAGACGGTGGCCTGCTCGTCCCTTCCAAAAGCCCTCAGCCTGGTTTCGGCTGTTCCGCTACAACATTCAAGGTCAAGGTCGGGCAGCGGCTGTCTAGGGTGCCTCGGGACTCCGGACACCTCGGTTTCCTAACGGAGAAGTGGGAGCCCTGCAAATTGGGGCTCTTCGTCTCAGGGATAGGCTTCTTTCCCCTTAGCGATCACCTCCTCCAAGTGGGGTGGGAGGACCCTCCCCGGGGTTCTGTGCGGGCTGAGCCCTCTGGCCTCAATGGGTCCCCAAGTAGCCCTCCTGGTGGCGGCGCTAGCCGGCTGCCTGCTTCGGGCCCGGAGCTGTGTCATTTGTGATCCAAGGGTCGTGGCCGCGCTGGACGCCTTGGAAAAGGAATACCTGCCTACCCACCTCGGCCCCGGGCGTCACAGACAAGTGATGGAAAGGATAAGAGAAACCGTGAGAGATTTCCGGGACCTGCCATATTTAGAGGATACCTTTATGGGGGTTATCGGTGAGGGCAGGGTAGAGAGTGCGAATCCAGGGTGGAGGGAAAGCAGGGGTCTGGTGCTCGGattgctgggggcgggggagggacggGACTCAAGGGCTGGAGGCAGAGTCTGCTGGGTTCTTGAATGGAGAAGACTGAGATGCCCATTCCAGGCCTTCCCCTGGGCAAAGGAATACGCTGTTTCCCTAGTCCTTACCCTgcaattttgtaaaaaaacaacaaacaaacaaacaaacaaaaaacaaaaaaaccaaaaaacaacaaacccacaaaacaaaataaactacatCTCCCAGAAGTCAACGGGCGTGCAATCCTTTTACAGCCCTGGCCTTGCCCAGTAGCCTCATGGGTATTGTAGTTTTTGACACTAGCTGAGCCGATGAGACCTTAAGGATTGGAATCTGAGGTCTAGCTCCTCTCCCCGCATGCTCTGTGTCCCTCCAGATGAGGCCACAATGGAAACGTCAGTCTTAAGTTTTCTGAGGAGTGTGAGACTTATCAGAAACAGTGGTGTAGCAGGTAAATCCACACAGGGGCCACGGGAGGGGCTCCAGAAACTTTTAGGGAAATGATTTTTGGTGAGGACGGGTCTGGTAGTGGCTCTGGAGCCTAACTGCCTTGGTTCAGCTTCAGGCCTGGCCACCccttagctgtgtggccttgagagAGGAATTTCCCTGGTTTGTCACCTCTAAAGTGGGTCCTAACAGTGTCTGCACGCCAGGCGCCGCTTAGCTCAGTGGCCAGCATTGTTAAGTGGTCATTCAATTTCACTGTCCCTCCCTGAGATGGCCCCAAGGTGGAACACCAGCCTCTTCAGACAGAGGCAAACTTCCTGCATCTCCTCCTGGGGTGGGTGGGACGAGGGGAAGCACTCTATGTCACCCTGTTCCTTCCCAGATGACACTTTCGTGAACGAGTTCTCCTGGATGTTGACTCTGGAAAAGGCAGCCTTTCAGGGCTATGTCGCTCGGTTCCAAAGAAAGGGTGAGGGACGATGGGTTCCATCAGGGACCACAGCCCCTTCCCCCAACAGGTCCAGGGTCTAAGTCCCCAGCCCCTGCTTTCTATGCCCAGCCTCTCACTTCTTCCCACCGCGTCCTCCCTGGGACCCAGAGATCCAGACATCCGTGTCCTTCTTCCCTCCATCCCAAGAGCCCCAACGCAACCTATTCCTTCTCCCCCCTCTCATCCCCTTTAACAGGAATCTgataattctcttttcttccttctgaggcAGATTTCTGTCCCAACAAGTGTGGTGAGTCCGGATTACGGGAACTGGCTTTCTATCCTTCATCCTTGCCCCGTGAATACCCAGCCTTTCTCCTCCGGCTTTGGGTCTCCCTGGTTCTTCATTCCCCCCGTCTGAGAGGTTCCTGGTCCCCAGTAGTCCTTCTGCACAGCGGACTTCCTGGCCCGCGGGTCCCCTTCTCTGGGCGCTCTTTCCTGAGACTGGTTACACCCCTCTTCAGAGAGGACTGCCTTCTAGCCCCGCCCCTTGGGCTGACCTCTAGGGATTAGGCGCCTGACTCCGCCCCAGACCTTGGCCCTGCCCTCTCCTTTTAGCCTCGCCTCTCAGGGCGAATACAGCCTGGATCCTGTCCCTTCAGGTACAATGTTGCAGCTTCTGATCTGGTGCAGTAACTGTAAAAAGCAGCTTCACGCTTGTCGAAAATCCAGAGATTGTGGGGGTGAGAGAGCTGGGGCCAGCCGCAGGGGTTGGCGCCAGGGGGGCGGAGCCAGACTTGTGACgctgcccgggggggggggcggagactgTAGCCCGCCCACCAGAGAAGGTGGGACCGCCACCAAGTGGAGGGAGTTGAGGGAGGACCCGGAACCttgaagaggcaaaggagaaCAACCTGTCTCTCTAGTGCTCCAGATCAATGTCCATGAAACGGAAGACCTGATCCTGGACTGTGAGCTCGACTGGCATAAATTATCCCAAGGCCTCACCTATTACAGCTTTTACAGGGTGGGCCCTTTAACCCCAAGTCCATAAGGCTTGTGTGAGCGCCGACCCCCTCATCCACAAGCTTGTTGCCACAATCCCCATGACCCATGACCCATGACCTACCAGGTTTGACTTCTAGGGATCCCCGGGGACCCCATGCCCTTACCAGTAACCCTGGACTCCCATCTTCCCCACTGAGAGCCCGTGATGCTCTCACACTTGTACTGCCCCAAATCCTGAATTCCCCCAGGCCTCTGTGACCCCTTGAGCTTGGGTCTAGGTTTGGGGGAGCAATCCTGAGACCTTGGTGTCCGAGGGGAAACGGCCCACCCTGATCAAGCGACTGGTGAGGCCAGAGGATGCGGGTAACTACCGCTGCGAGTTGGGCACTGAGCGATCCGGCCCAGCCACGGTCATCCATTTTGAAGTCACAGGTCAGAGCTGGTGGTCGGCAGACGTATGGGACTCAGGGTCCTGGGTTTGGGGGGCAGTCAGCTTCAGCCAGCGACCTGGGGGGGCCTAACTGTCTGTCGGGGTGTGGTTTCAGGCCAAGGGGGTGTGGCTTCCTGCCCAGGGTGCGGCCACCTCTCACAGTGGCCTGGCTTCAGGCAGTGAGGGGCGTGCTTATCTCCTGGGAGGCccgggtcctggggaagggtggCGTGGACAGAGCTTGCCTGGGCCACGACCGGCCCTCCCAGgactgctccttctctctcctctgtcagtGTTGCCCAAAAGAGTCATCGAGGAGATCCCGAAATCAAACCCCGGGATCCAGTATCAGCGGTTTCGATCCCTCAAGCCGTCAGAGTGTCTGAATCCCAAGGACGCGCTGAGAGGCTTTCTGTTCGAGATGCTGATCTGGGGCTTTGTGTTTCTGATCATCGGCTTTGCCGCCTCGTGAGCCGCCTCCCGGAGAAGGCAGGGCTTGGGGCGAGGGGCGGGGTCTCCAACGTCCTAACGTAGGAGGAGGTGTTAGGGGGAGGGGCTTAGAAAAGAGGGGCGTGCTTACCCAGGGCGGCGAAGCTTGGGTCATAGAAAAGGATCAGATctagggaggctgggaggggtgtCCCTCGCTCAGGACCTAATCAGCTTACACGATTGcaccccacccttccccagcGTACTTTGCTTTAGGTCTGGGACCCTGATCGATTCCGTCAAGTCCTGGGTCCGTGCCGACAAGGCAGCAGCCCCACAGAACGAGGGTCCCCAGAGTCGGCGGCAGTCACAGAGCCCGGTGTCACACAGTCAGCCTTCACAGAGCCAGGTTCCGAAGGTACCGAAGGAAAAGCACACCGTACCAAGGCGCAAATAAAGATTTATCTGGTTGTCTAAACATCGGATTCATTTCCTCTGGTCTGATCCTCACTTTTGGTTTCCCAAGGAGAGGTCTGGGGCGGGTCTCCTGTCCTCGGAGAGACTGGGAAGTCAGTTCCCTGTGTCAAGGCAGTGCCCAACGAGCTGAGATGTAATTCCAGAATCAAGGAGTAGAGAAGGGCCTGCCCTACGCAGATCTCCTCCCCCAGGCCCGGTCCCCTCACAGGACGCCCCCTCCCAGCTCTTCCTGCCGGGTTTCCTCTGGCCTTTTCCTGTCCCCCACCCAGTGctgggagccggggcagaggcaAAGGCTGAACGGGAACAGCGGGGTCAGGAACCAACCAGGGCCAACGGAGCCAGGGCCCCGGGGTGCTGCTGGGACCTGAAGCAGGGTAAGAACCGGGGagccaggagtccagacccctcctccctcagacccagtgGCCAGTCCCCACCCATCTCCCATCCCAGCACCTAGGAGCTTAGCTCCCATTCTTCTCCACCCAGACTCAGGAGTTTGAACCCCAGGCCCCTCCATCCCAAACCCCACTACTCGGGGCCTCAGGAGTTGGGGTCTTACCCATCCTTCCTTAGGGCCATGCTATCTGGTGAACGGAAGGAGGGCGGAAGCCCCCGCTTCGGGAAGCTCCACCTCCCCGTGGGCTTGTGGATCAATTCTCCCAGGAAGCAGCTGGCCAAGCTGGGACGCCGCTGGCCTAGCGCCGCCTCTGTTAAGTGAGTGCCCACCTCCTCCAGGCCCCTGTCCCTCCTCTACCTACCTCCCAACTGTCCTCGTTTCTGATCCAGTCTCTGTACCGGGTAAGGCCAGGGGCCCCGAGCATTGACTGCAGTTCCTTTCCGGAATGGGCAAGCGAGGTGGCGGGCTGGAGGAGACAGACAGTGGGCCACAGTGCTCTCAGAGTCCGGTCGGGGAAGAGTCGGGCCTGGATAGGGGCCCTCGCTGGATGGACAAGGCGATGGGGATACAGGGGCAAGGGTTTgattccccttccttcctcccctccctgcttacCTCTTGCAACTTCCTTAGGTGCCACTcaccttcatttatttctctctctctctctctctgactctggcCTCTGCCCAACTCCGTATCTGTACACTCGCGTCTCTCCCCCTTCTGtgggtctctgtctccctctttatctgtgtctctgtccctctctttccctggGTTTCTTTTGCTCTTTCGGTCCGGATCTGTGTCCCCTCTCAATGggtctctctgtcactctccgGGTCTCTGATCCCTCCGTCTGGGTCTTCGCCCACCTCCTTCCTTCGTCTTCCACCGTCGGCCTCCATCCTGGCCtatctctctctcggtctctctgcCGCCTCTCCGCTCCCCTGGCGGGTTCCCAGGTCTTCTTCCTCGGACACGGGGAGCCGCAGCAGCGAGCCgctgcccccgccgccgccgcacgTGGAGCTGCGGCGAGTGGGCGCGGTCAAGGCGGCCGGGGGAGCCTCCGGGAGTCGCGCCAAGCGCATCTCCCAGCTCTTTCGGGGCTCGGGGACCGGGGCCACGGGGTCCGGCGGCGCGGGAGGCGCCGGGACTCCGGGGGGCGCTCAGCGCTGGGCCAGCGAGAAGAAGCTGCCTGAGCTGGCCGCGGGCGTGGCCCCCGAGCCCCCGCTGGCCGCCCGCGCCACGGCACCCCCGGGGGTCCTCAAGATCTTCGGCGCCGGGCTGGCGTCGGGCGCCAACTACAAGAGCGTGCTCGCCACTGCGCGCTCCACGGCACGCGAGCTGGTGGCCGAGGCGCTGGAGCGCTACGGGCTGGCGGGGAGCCCCGGCGGCAGCCCAGGCGAGAGCAGCTGCGTGGACGCCTTCGCGCTGTGCGACGCGCTGGGCCGGCCCGCGGCGGGCGGCGTGGGCAGCTGCGAGTGGCGGGCGGAGCACCTGCGCGTGCTGGGCGACTCGGAGCGTCCGCTGCTGGTGCAGGAGCTGTGGCGAGCGCGGCCCGGCTGGGCGCGCCGTTTCGAGCTGCGCGGCCGCGAGGAGGCGCGCCGCCTGGAGCAGGAGGCCTTCGGGGCGGCGGACAGCGACGGTGAGCCGGCGGGGGCCCGaccccgggggcggggcctgggggcggggcggagccTGTCCTGGAGGCGGGGCCagcggggaggcggggcggggcttGGGGGCCGGGATCTGTGGGGCCTGAGAGACCAGGGGTAGGCTGGAGGCGGGGCCCCCGGGAGAAAGTGGAgggggggggaatgggaggggTCTAAAGCCCCGGGTCAGgtcgggggcggggctggggctaGACCGGAGTTATTGCCAGAGTGGATGGGCGGGGCttgtgatgggggtgggggggcctgctGAAGACAGTAACCCAGAGCCAGAGGTGCTGAGTGGTGGTGGTCGTCCGCGTGGCTAGAAGGCCTCTCGCGAGAGGCAGGGCCGACGTCGATTAAGCCTCTAAGGGGGAGGAGCCTGGAGAGTGAAGAGATGGTGGGCTTGTTTGGGGTCGAAAATGATCCAAGCTttaggagcgcctgagtggctcagcgggttaagcctccgacttcggatCGGATCATGATCGCTcggtccatgagctcgagcccggcgtcgggctctgtcctaacagctgggagcccggagcctgctatagattctgtgtctccttctctctgcccttgccctgctcctgctcaggctcatgctctccctctcttaagaataattaaaaaaaacagatcgAAGCTTCAGAGGATCTGACCTTGGAGCAGGTTGATCCCGGCTGGGTTGGCTGCAGACTGTGGGTGGGAGATTTGAGGGTGGCGCATGGGAAATGAAGACGTAACACCATCAAGGGCTTACATGCTGGCCTGGCCTTTGAGGAAAGGTTCCTGGAACAGGAGGTGGTCCCCTTGGTGAGACAGTAAGTGCAGAGCAGGGCCCGGCAGGGACGGAGCCTGGCTCTAAGGGAGGGGCTGCTCACAGAACCTCCTAACGCTTTTCTGTTTCTGAGCCTCCCATCGGGGACACAGAGTGGTGTAGCGGTCAACGTCCTGAGCTCTGAACTCTGGCTTGGATTCCGATCCGTTCTTTGTCGGTTCCGCTCTGCAAAACCCTAGGGGAAGATGAAATCGGAAAATGTATAAAAGGGTTTTAGCATAGGGCTTGGCACAGAGTGGTCGCCTAATAAAGAATggcaattaggggcgcctgggtggcgcagtcggttaagcgtccgacttcagccaggtcacgatctcgcggtccgtgagttcgagccccgcgtcaggctctgggctgatggctcggagcctggagcctgtttccgattctgtgtctccctctctctctctgcccctcccccgctcatgctctgtctctctctgtcccaaaaataaataaaaaacgttgaaaaaaaaaatttaagaatggcAATTACAACCATCACtgtctttccccccccccccccccaaaaataaagcATTGCTTGAGCGCCTACTGTGGTCCACACATTATTTAGGGCCCTGGGGGAATACAGTGAGCACATGACAGATGAGGTTCCCACCCTCCTAGATTTCGCGGCCTAGTGAGAAACAAATCACTAGTTCGTTCCTTCCGTTCACCATCACCCACTCTGTGCCGGGCACAGGGAACAGCATATGCAGAAAACTAAACGTGGGAAGCAGCCTCACCTCTCTGTGGTCAATTTTTTGTCTCCTCATCATCTCGGTTCTCCGACCGTGTCTCGGTCTCTTTGGAGTCCCCTGCCTCATCCCTGTCCGTCTCTCCGCAGGCGCGGGTGCCCCCTCGTGGCGGCCACCGAAGAATCGCTCCCGGGCGGCGTCCGGAGGGGCGGCCCTGGCCAGTCCTGGCCCGGGGTCCGGGTCAGGGCCCCCCGCTGGGTCCGG
This window contains:
- the LOC131499798 gene encoding izumo sperm-egg fusion protein 1-like, which produces MGPQVALLVAALAGCLLRARSCVICDPRVVAALDALEKEYLPTHLGPGRHRQVMERIRETVRDFRDLPYLEDTFMGVIDEATMETSVLSFLRSVRLIRNSGVADDTFVNEFSWMLTLEKAAFQGYVARFQRKDFCPNKCGTMLQLLIWCSNCKKQLHACRKSRDCGVLQINVHETEDLILDCELDWHKLSQGLTYYSFYRVWGSNPETLVSEGKRPTLIKRLVRPEDAGNYRCELGTERSGPATVIHFEVTVLPKRVIEEIPKSNPGIQYQRFRSLKPSECLNPKDALRGFLFEMLIWGFVFLIIGFAASVLCFRSGTLIDSVKSWVRADKAAAPQNEGPQSRRQSQSPVSHSQPSQSQVPKVPKEKHTVPRRK